AATTCATACACTCTATGTACTCTCTTCCTCTTTCTTATCTCCTTCTGTGTCTTCTCTCTTTCTTATCTTGTCTCCCTCTGTTTACTCTCTTATATCTTCTTTATCACACATAATATGTACATCATTAATCAAGGATTATTGATGTGAATGTTTTAGGGGTTTAGGTATTATTTTCTATCGCATGGCTAATTTGGAATTATGGCTTGAATCAGGTTCGGTTTTTGGACTTGAATCAGCTTCAATTTTGGAGCTTCGATTTAACTCTAGGCTTAGAATCTGAAacttataattatttattttcaaGTTTCGATTTGGTTTTGATTTGGGGCTTTTACAGGTAAATCTCAAACTTATTGCGATTTAGGGTATATTTTGATTTTGGGGCTTCCGATTTAGAGGTTATGTTTTTAAGGATTTAGTGCTCCTTCATATATTTATGGGTAATAATATGTGTATCTCTgtgttttgtgtgtgtgtgtgttgtgtttGTATCTCTGTGATTTGTGATTTTGTGAGAGTTTATCGTAATAACTCAGCAGTGTTAATGCCttgtaaatatatttatattcatTATAGAAGCAAAGAAGGACAAAAAGGCTTGGAGGAGTTTGTGGGAAATACTCAAAAGTATATTccgagaagaagaagaaggtatATTCAAATCGAGATTATGTGTGTAGTGTGTTTTGATTTTAGTTATGAAATCAGGATTGTAGTTTGTGGTAAATTACTTTTACTATGTACATGTATAAGACTGTATTATGCTTCATAATTTCATAAATTCAAACATATGACTGTTGTGATATGcttttttttttgtgtttttgtgcTTTTGGGTCAAGAACATTTTGGGGTTCACCTATTTAAGCATTACAAGGATTATCATTTTTCATGATTCTTTAAGAATTGTTTTCCAAAAGTTGAGGTATCCGTGAAAATATCACTGTAGGTAATATCAGGGTCTTCAGAAAATATAAATTGGGTATGTTTGAGTTGGTTTTAAATGCATTGTGGATTGTATAACTGATTTCAAATTTTCTTCGGGTAGCTGTTGAGAAGGAAAAAATAAATTTGTTCTACAGAACGGTGCTTTTGATATTTGCACTAATTTGAGCCCGTTTGATATATTTATACCATTTACTAACAGGGGAAAGAACATCTTAAAGTTTCATTTAAGTGTGTCTCAAAAGTATTGACAGCTACTCACCTCATGTATTTTAATGTTATATCGAAGATGCCAAAGCCAAGACTTGGCATTCACAATATTAGAAAAACATGGAAGAGTTTCATTTTGGATTTTCAAAGGAAATATTTTAGTTGATGTCATCTTGACTCTTACAACAAGAAGGCCATTTTTGTATCTTATCTCACAAAAATAATCTTTAAAATTCACATGATGTCCCTTTCTTAAAAGTTGCCCAACACTTAAAAGATTATGCTTAAGATCGGGATAATAAACACTAGAGATATAGTGTGTACCTTGCTTTGTTTGGATCGGAACATCTCGACACCCTTTGACGACGAGCCTATTGTTGTTACCCGTCTTGACTTCTCGTTGGACACTTTCATCAAAATTCACAAAGCAATTTTTATTTCCGTTCATGTGGTTGCTACAACCACTATCGATATACCAACATCATCAAGTGACTCTTCTTAAACATTGCTAACAAGAAGCATACTTTCATCTTTCTCCTCAACATCCTCATGTAGAAAATTGGAAACTTTTTCATCATTAATTCTTTTATAACAATCTTTTTTCATATGCCCAATTTGATGATAATAATGGCATTGAAAATTAAAAGAATTACCTTTTCCTCTTCCATTGAAACCTCCACGAGCTCTTCCTCTTGCTCTTTGATATGAGTTAAAATTTTCACTTTGCACCTTTCCTCTTCCTTGTCCTCGACAACGAAATGATCCTCTTCCACCTCTTCCTCTAAAACCACCACGACTGGTGTCCTGAACTTCAAAAACTTGCTCGGAAGGAGAGAGGTTAAATTGCTTGATACGGAGTTCATGAGATTGTAGTGAACCCAATAATTCTACAAGAGAGAAAGTATTCCAATCATTTGATTCTTCTATGGCCACAACAACATGCTCATATTTTCGAGTCATACTACGAAGAATTTTTTCCAAGACTCTTTTATCCGAAATATATTCTCCACTAACACGAAGTTGATTAACAATTAAAATTGTTCGATTATAAAATTCCTCCACCATTTCACTTTCTTTCATCTTTAGTAAATCAAACTCACCTCTTAGAGCTTGAAGTCTCACCATTTTTACTTTTCTTCACCTTTGTAGTCCTTGTTGAGGATGTCCCATGCCTCCTTTGATGTTTATGCCGTTGAAATTATCTCAAAAATTACTTCATCCACCGCTTGATAAATAGAGTAGAGGGCCTTCTTGTCCTTCTTTCGGTTCTCCATTAAAGAGTTCAATTGTTGCAGTGAGAGATTGGCTTGATTCGCCGATTCTTCATAACCATTTTCAACTATCTCCCAAAGATCTTGAGATCCATATAACACCTTCATTTGAATGCTCCATTGATTGTAATTCTTTCCCGTCAAATGTGGAAGTTGAGGTTGCGACATATTATTGTTGGAAGACATCACTTAACCTTGCTCTTGATACCACTTTGTAGGAACTTAAGTATAAAGGAGTTGGAGATTAAAGAGAAGAAACCTGTTCTCAATAATCCATACAACTAACTCACACAAAAGAGATATAAACTCACACTTTTATTGCACTCAAAAGATTATATaaaacttgatgattacaaagCTTGAAAGAGTGTCCTATTTATAGACCTCCATAGAACCTActagaatattatttaatatcaaaCTCCCTAGGTACATGAAAAGCTAAAGGTAATGAACTCAAATGACCATGAAAAAGTCTTGAACCTCAAAGGTCTATTCTAGGTGCTTCCAAGAACATTCTacattattaaaataataatcaaAATTTAGCTTATAATTATTTTAACAACAACATGTTTATTATTGTACCAAAATGGAACTATGTTTGCTACCATTTTCGGTAATTATAAAAAACGTAAAAAGACCCAAATTCATTAATTTAGATTTATCACCAAAGAAAATTTTGAAGAGCCTAATTTTATTTTCTGCAATTATGTGTCACATGATTTAAATAATCATTTTCTAGTATAAACGTGAATCATTTACATGTTTTCCATACACAAAAAAATACATGGGAAATTGGCATAAAAGATTTTTTATTTTGAGATATATATCaataattgttttaaaaaaaGGTAGTAGTCTGCTTTGTGTAGCTAATACATATGTTTAAACCCAGCTCGATAAGAATTGAAGTAGACCTATGGATTGTTTGTTTAGCCTGACCGCGACGACGGGACGTCGGGAGTTTaatggaggagtttgtaacaccGTAGTCCAACATCGATAAGAATTGGAATTTCGGTTTAGTTTAGAAGGAAAAGTACTACTattgtgcaccaacaaatcatgatatTTTGGGAACTTGTGGTGGCTAGTCGTTGCACAAATTGGTTGCATTTAGAACGGTAGGCTTCAACTTATTTGACACGATTTTCAAAGAAGGTTGAGACTTTGACCTGGTTGTCATAATATGTGTATTAACACCTGTGATGATGACACCATATATCTAACATTCAAGAATACTTATGGCAGTTTTTGTTTTTGGTTTAAAATAACCAACCACCGACACAACCAAGTTCATGCATATGTTAGATCTATGCTTTAGAGTATATCGACaccaatttcaattttttatatcTAACAGAAGTGTGTGTGGaaatatttttgtgttttgtgtgATTATAAACTTCTTAAtatattaaacaaataaaaaattatatataatatgagaaaaaatttataaaattagtgTTTTCAAAagatgaatgtctaatttgtgttttTTGTTTGCTAAAAAAATTCTTATAATGCTATAAAATCGTCTCCTAAAATCTTAATATACCATTATAAGTGAAACATGATTtgtttggtcggttggttaacaccttcgtAAAAAGTACATTAACacttaaaaaataaaattttaaaaaaaatcaagtaTTTGATATAACTACAAACTATATGAATTTTCTTATCCAACTTAATATCTAATTGCATTTGTATTCTTTCTTATCTTTTTTGTAGGAAATCAAACACGTTCgaaattaattttaggaattcaaattataatataaaaatataatcaataaatcaaaaaaattaaaaaatttatctaaAAAACTAATATCAATCTATCTATAtactatattatactattataagaaAAACATAGTTTAGTTTGGTTGATTGGTTAACACTTTCCAAAAAAACAGCCTAAAGCTTATcatttttcattaaaaaataaaaataaaattctaCGCTAGAGAGCACGCTGACTTAATGTATACATTTCCTTCTCAGCAAAAAAATACTTTTAGTTTATCATGAGactaaaaatatataattaatttaaaaaatgataTATAGACAAGTTATACATCCATTAGTCCGGCCAAAGTTCTCACACTCAGCACACCACGTAGTTGTCACAACACTACCTATTAAAAACCTTCTTCATTGGCCATTTAATTATATCAAAAACATATTTTgataaattatgaaataaatttgaaaaaaataatttaaaataatttatattaaaattaatatcatAATTTCAAAAACTTATTTATTTTGTTCCATAATTAccttttaaaataaaaattaaatataataataatattatataataataataataatatgataataaGTATTAAAATTAAACCATACATCACAAAGGTTATATGTTATTTTAAGCCTAATAGGCTATTTTAGGCGTAATAGACTATAATTGACGCACGGGCGGACCCAGAATTTCTAGTGGGCTCGcgcaaatttttttttttcaatCTTGTATAAAGATAAGGGAGCAAACTAGCAATAAATTATTCATTTATAGTGGAAAAtaaagtaaaatttacttagaataaaaataaatatttgaccTAACACTCATTAAGTGCATTAAAATTAAAAGATACACATATTTAATTCAACAGTATATTGGTACCCACATTCAATTACTTGCATTAGATTCAAttataaataaaaagaaaactaaataacttcaaaaaaagaaaaaataaatcaATCAACCCAACtcatcaaataaataaataaataacttaCATAGTTAAGAGCAAAAGTCGATTCTAAGATGATTGATGAACAATATAGAATTTTAATGGGCAGCTAAAATTTCATGTCGGCCGCATGGGCCTGATCCGTTCCTTTTAAAAAATAGTTAAAAAGACTCTCAAAAacattattaatat
The nucleotide sequence above comes from Apium graveolens cultivar Ventura unplaced genomic scaffold, ASM990537v1 ctg7048, whole genome shotgun sequence. Encoded proteins:
- the LOC141703732 gene encoding uncharacterized protein LOC141703732, which encodes MVRLQALRGEFDLLKMKESEMVEEFYNRTILIVNQLRVSGEYISDKRVLEKILRSMTRKYEHVVVAIEESNDWNTFSLVELLGSLQSHELRIKQFNLSPSEQVFEVQDTSRGGFRGRGGRGSFRCRGQGRGKVQSENFNSYQRARGRARGGFNGRGKGNSFNFQCHYYHQIGHMKKDCYKRINDEKVSNFLHEDVEEKDESMLLVSNV